A single Thermodesulfovibrionales bacterium DNA region contains:
- a CDS encoding radical SAM protein translates to MQYIQLFLTFQCNQSCDFCFNRGIDSADSMTLEDFRKIVSILKMNGIRELDILGGEPLMHRDIISVLEIASDNFDSIFISTNGSDIEFIKRLKQLFPRINIGISLNAEPEAALKEFIFDSRPIIKSLAKRNYIIPPWAKNFMKNRIPYYIIFRDVLYRNELCESMPFYDFLNKVENLRHMYPELRPVYCSAFISEDHSAWRCPAGSTKLSIMPDGSVFPCYLFFRFPEFRLGNIFESELNVIILKPLLHLLRQRANNCNIPTCDIRGRCKGGCPAVSYAICGDLNSPDPRCILNVRDH, encoded by the coding sequence ATGCAATACATACAGCTCTTTCTAACCTTTCAGTGCAATCAGTCCTGTGATTTCTGTTTTAACAGGGGTATAGATAGTGCTGACTCTATGACTTTAGAGGATTTCAGAAAAATCGTCTCTATACTGAAAATGAATGGAATAAGGGAGCTTGATATTCTCGGTGGTGAACCCCTGATGCACAGAGATATAATTTCTGTTCTTGAGATTGCGTCGGATAATTTTGATTCTATTTTTATCAGTACAAATGGATCAGACATTGAATTTATTAAAAGGCTCAAGCAACTATTTCCAAGAATAAATATTGGAATCTCTTTAAATGCTGAGCCCGAAGCGGCACTGAAAGAATTCATCTTTGACAGCAGGCCCATTATAAAATCCCTGGCCAAGAGGAACTATATCATACCGCCCTGGGCTAAGAATTTTATGAAAAATAGGATACCTTATTACATAATCTTCCGGGATGTTCTATACAGGAATGAGCTTTGCGAAAGTATGCCCTTTTATGACTTCCTCAATAAGGTTGAAAATCTGAGGCATATGTACCCAGAACTTAGACCTGTTTATTGCAGTGCTTTTATATCAGAAGATCATTCCGCCTGGCGATGTCCTGCCGGTTCAACAAAATTATCAATAATGCCAGATGGCTCTGTATTTCCCTGTTATCTTTTTTTCAGGTTTCCCGAATTCAGGCTCGGCAATATATTTGAGTCTGAATTAAATGTTATTATTCTTAAACCCCTTCTACACTTACTCAGACAGCGGGCAAATAATTGTAATATTCCAACCTGTGATATCAGAGGCAGGTGTAAAGGGGGCTGTCCTGCTGTTAGTTATGCTATATGCGGAGACCTGAATTCTCCTGATCCAAGATGCATTCTCAATGTCAGAGATCATTGA
- the rph gene encoding ribonuclease PH, with amino-acid sequence MRPDGRKNDELRPVKITRGFIKNAEGSVLIELGNTKVICTASIEEKVPPFLKDQKKGWLTAEYSMLPRSTPTRTIRESTQGRIGGRTHEIQRLIGRALRAILDLEAIGERTIWIDCDVIQADGGTRTASITGAYIALVDGVRHLIKNGIIDKNPVKDYLAAVSVGIVNGSPVLDLCYEEDSIAEVDMNVVMTGSGEYVEVQGTAEGKPFKKEVLDNLLKLAQSGIIKLINLQKELLEKETYSF; translated from the coding sequence TTGAGACCTGATGGAAGAAAAAATGATGAACTGAGACCAGTGAAAATCACGAGGGGATTCATAAAAAATGCAGAAGGTTCTGTGTTAATAGAACTTGGAAATACAAAGGTTATATGCACAGCCTCTATTGAGGAGAAGGTGCCTCCTTTTTTAAAGGACCAGAAAAAGGGCTGGCTTACTGCAGAATACTCCATGCTTCCGCGCTCCACTCCTACTCGAACAATAAGGGAATCAACTCAGGGAAGGATTGGAGGAAGAACCCATGAGATCCAGAGGTTGATAGGAAGGGCACTCAGGGCTATACTTGACCTTGAAGCAATAGGTGAGAGAACTATATGGATTGATTGTGATGTGATTCAGGCTGATGGAGGTACCAGGACTGCCTCTATAACAGGTGCCTATATTGCTCTTGTTGATGGTGTAAGGCATCTTATAAAAAATGGCATCATTGATAAAAATCCTGTAAAAGATTACCTTGCAGCAGTTAGTGTGGGTATAGTGAACGGCTCTCCGGTCCTTGACCTCTGCTATGAAGAAGATTCTATTGCTGAGGTTGATATGAATGTGGTTATGACAGGAAGCGGAGAATATGTTGAGGTGCAGGGCACAGCAGAGGGAAAACCTTTTAAAAAGGAGGTTCTTGACAATCTTCTGAAACTTGCTCAGTCAGGCATTATAAAATTGATTAATCTGCAGAAAGAGCTCCTTGAAAAGGAGACCTATAGCTTTTAG
- the murI gene encoding glutamate racemase, with the protein MRQKAIGIFDSGVGGLTVFKEIKRLLPEENIIYLGDTARVPYGIRSKETVTRYSIENTEFLLSKGIKLLVIACNTASSLSLQEIKNMTAVPVVGVIEPGARAAVSVTRNKKIGIIGTEATVRSMAYPEIIKHIDSTVQVFSKACPLFVPLVEEGWFTGEVTRLVTETYLGELKVKGIDTLILGCTHYPLLKDIISEVMGSEITLIDSAQETAKVVKKILEMYDLQNNSAHGNYTFYVTDSPERFVHVGEKFLGEKIENIEKIVLKEVLS; encoded by the coding sequence ATGAGACAAAAGGCAATAGGAATATTTGATTCAGGCGTGGGAGGCCTTACGGTCTTTAAAGAGATCAAAAGGCTGCTTCCGGAAGAAAATATTATTTACTTGGGAGATACCGCAAGGGTCCCATACGGCATAAGGTCAAAGGAGACAGTTACCAGATATTCTATTGAAAATACAGAATTTCTTCTATCAAAAGGAATAAAGCTGCTTGTAATAGCTTGCAATACTGCATCATCTCTTAGCCTTCAGGAAATTAAAAATATGACCGCTGTGCCGGTTGTGGGTGTCATAGAACCAGGTGCAAGGGCTGCTGTTAGTGTAACCAGAAACAAAAAGATTGGTATTATTGGTACAGAGGCAACAGTGAGGAGTATGGCCTATCCCGAAATAATTAAACATATAGATAGTACAGTTCAGGTCTTTTCAAAAGCCTGTCCGCTTTTTGTGCCTTTAGTAGAAGAGGGATGGTTTACGGGTGAGGTTACGAGGCTTGTGACAGAGACCTATCTTGGTGAATTGAAGGTTAAAGGGATTGATACCCTCATACTGGGTTGCACACATTATCCATTATTAAAGGATATAATATCAGAAGTTATGGGAAGTGAAATAACCCTTATTGATTCTGCTCAGGAAACAGCAAAGGTTGTAAAAAAGATTCTTGAAATGTACGACCTCCAGAATAACTCAGCACATGGCAATTATACTTTTTATGTAACAGATTCACCAGAAAGATTTGTTCATGTAGGAGAGAAATTTCTTGGCGAGAAGATTGAAAATATAGAGAAAATTGTCCTTAAGGAGGTACTCAGTTGA
- the rtcA gene encoding RNA 3'-terminal phosphate cyclase, with protein MSEIIEIDGAFGEGGGQILRTSLSLSCLLKKPLRIFNIRKGRKKPGLMPQHLTSVRIMQLISAAVVRGDEIGSTELYFEPREIKTGEFFYDIGTAGSTMLVLQTVLPPLIFSEKKSLVVLRGGTHVPMSPCYDYIKRIFCKFLEKVGITLNLSLEQYGFYPRGGGLIRAETEPAKEIKPLNILEPGRLLKIEGISGVANLPLSIAERQKDSLLKNASNLSIKMQIKSLAVRSPGPGTFLFIEAFYENSVAGFSSLGEKGKKAESVGEEAWKQFLRHLKTGCALDPHISDQIVLYLSLIDKLSEFSTSEITSHLLTNLWVLKQFLQIHYSVEGAEGQPGIVRLKGEKEWRST; from the coding sequence ATGTCAGAGATCATTGAGATAGACGGTGCCTTTGGAGAGGGAGGTGGTCAGATATTAAGAACATCCTTGAGTCTTTCCTGCCTTCTTAAAAAACCGCTTAGGATTTTCAATATAAGAAAAGGTAGAAAAAAGCCAGGGTTAATGCCCCAGCATCTTACTTCAGTAAGGATTATGCAATTAATATCAGCCGCAGTTGTCAGAGGTGATGAGATAGGCTCTACAGAACTTTATTTTGAACCCCGGGAAATTAAAACAGGAGAGTTTTTTTATGATATAGGAACAGCAGGGTCAACAATGCTTGTACTGCAGACAGTTCTCCCACCTCTTATTTTTTCAGAAAAAAAGAGCCTTGTCGTACTCAGAGGCGGAACGCATGTTCCCATGAGTCCCTGTTACGATTATATAAAGAGAATATTCTGTAAATTTCTTGAAAAGGTTGGAATAACCTTAAACCTATCGTTGGAGCAATATGGATTTTACCCGAGAGGTGGTGGACTTATAAGGGCAGAGACAGAGCCAGCAAAAGAGATTAAACCGTTAAATATTCTTGAGCCAGGTCGTCTTCTGAAGATTGAAGGAATTTCTGGTGTAGCAAACCTTCCTTTATCGATAGCTGAAAGACAGAAAGATTCCTTACTGAAAAATGCTTCAAACCTTTCAATAAAGATGCAGATTAAAAGCCTTGCCGTTAGATCACCTGGCCCAGGCACCTTTCTGTTTATAGAGGCTTTTTATGAAAATTCAGTTGCAGGTTTTTCAAGTCTCGGCGAAAAAGGTAAAAAGGCTGAATCTGTTGGTGAAGAGGCTTGGAAACAATTTTTAAGACACTTAAAAACAGGCTGCGCACTCGATCCTCATATAAGTGACCAGATAGTTCTTTACCTGAGCCTTATAGACAAGTTATCAGAATTTTCAACCTCTGAGATAACGAGTCATCTCCTTACAAATCTCTGGGTTTTAAAGCAATTTCTTCAAATTCATTATTCAGTTGAAGGTGCTGAAGGTCAACCTGGTATTGTTAGATTGAAAGGAGAGAAAGAATGGCGGAGCACTTAA
- the smpB gene encoding SsrA-binding protein SmpB has translation MKIVAENKKAYHDYYIEETLEAGLVLLGTEVKALREGRANLKDSYVIIKNNEAFLLNCHIGPYSHGNITNHEPLRTRKLLLHRREIERLRGKSQQRGYTIIPLKIYFKNNRAKVEIGLARGKRLFEKREAIKEREAKREIARAMATGKSKI, from the coding sequence ATGAAAATAGTAGCTGAAAATAAAAAGGCTTATCATGATTATTATATTGAGGAGACCCTTGAGGCAGGTCTCGTGCTTCTTGGAACAGAGGTTAAGGCACTAAGAGAGGGAAGGGCAAATCTTAAAGATAGTTATGTTATAATAAAAAATAATGAGGCCTTTCTCCTTAACTGTCATATCGGGCCTTACAGTCATGGTAACATAACAAACCATGAGCCTTTAAGAACCAGAAAACTCCTTTTACACAGAAGGGAAATTGAAAGGCTGAGGGGAAAGAGCCAGCAGAGAGGTTATACAATAATACCTCTCAAAATTTATTTTAAGAATAACAGGGCTAAGGTCGAAATAGGTCTTGCCAGGGGTAAAAGGCTCTTTGAAAAACGTGAAGCAATTAAAGAAAGAGAGGCTAAACGAGAGATAGCGAGAGCTATGGCTACAGGAAAATCAAAAATTTGA